In Pseudomonas fakonensis, one DNA window encodes the following:
- a CDS encoding bile acid:sodium symporter family protein: protein MTASPLLTAFLPLALGIIMLGLGLSLTLADFARVVKYPKPVVIGLACQIVLLPLVCFLIANGFGLESALAVGLMLLAASPGGTTANLFSHLAHGDVALNITLTAVNSLIAILTMPLLVNLSLGWFMESGQAIPLQFAKVLQVFAIVLLPVALGMLIRHWAPGFAGRMEKPMKIVAALFLAFTIVLALAKDWQTVVEYAPIVGGAALLFNLLSLGVGYWVPRLLNIPRRQAIAIGMEIGIHNGTLAIALALSPTLLNNATMAVPAALYSLIMFFTAAGFGWWVSRGRQAEATVAAN, encoded by the coding sequence ATGACCGCCTCACCCCTGCTCACCGCCTTTCTGCCCCTGGCCCTGGGCATCATCATGCTTGGCCTGGGTTTGTCGCTGACCCTGGCCGACTTCGCCCGGGTGGTGAAATACCCGAAACCTGTAGTTATCGGCCTGGCCTGCCAGATCGTGCTGCTGCCGCTGGTGTGCTTCCTGATCGCCAACGGCTTTGGCCTGGAGTCTGCGCTGGCGGTAGGCCTGATGCTGCTGGCCGCGTCCCCCGGAGGCACCACCGCCAACCTGTTCAGCCACCTGGCCCATGGCGATGTGGCGCTGAACATCACCCTGACGGCGGTCAACTCGCTGATTGCCATCCTCACCATGCCACTGCTGGTGAACCTGTCGCTGGGCTGGTTCATGGAGTCCGGCCAGGCCATCCCACTGCAATTTGCCAAGGTGCTGCAGGTTTTCGCCATCGTACTGCTGCCGGTGGCGCTGGGCATGCTGATTCGCCACTGGGCGCCAGGCTTTGCCGGACGCATGGAGAAACCCATGAAGATCGTGGCGGCGTTGTTCCTGGCCTTCACCATTGTGCTGGCCCTGGCCAAGGACTGGCAGACGGTGGTGGAGTACGCACCCATCGTCGGTGGCGCGGCGCTATTGTTCAACCTGCTGAGCCTGGGGGTGGGCTACTGGGTGCCGCGGCTGCTTAACATCCCCAGGCGCCAGGCGATCGCCATCGGCATGGAGATCGGCATCCACAACGGTACCCTGGCCATTGCCCTGGCGCTGAGCCCGACCCTGCTCAACAACGCCACCATGGCGGTGCCCGCGGCGCTGTACAGTTTGATCATGTTCTTCACTGCGGCGGGGTTTGGCTGGTGGGTGAGCCGGGGGCGGCAGGCAGAGGCTACTGTGGCTGCGAATTGA
- a CDS encoding nucleoside deaminase — MTHEPFMREALELARGNIHAGGRPFGAVLVYQGQVVARAVNEIHSTQDPTSHAEMQAIRKAAHALGRPRLDGAEIYASGHPCPMCLAAMHLCGIERAWFAYDNAEGEPYGLSTAAVYAQMARPPQQQSLPLRPLKPAGEAGLYAEWKQAGQA; from the coding sequence ATGACCCACGAACCATTCATGCGCGAAGCCCTCGAGCTCGCCCGTGGCAACATTCACGCCGGTGGCCGGCCCTTCGGTGCGGTGCTGGTATACCAGGGCCAGGTAGTCGCCCGTGCCGTCAACGAAATCCACAGCACCCAGGACCCGACCAGCCACGCCGAGATGCAGGCCATTCGCAAGGCCGCCCACGCGCTGGGCCGCCCGCGCCTTGACGGCGCCGAGATCTACGCCAGTGGCCACCCGTGCCCGATGTGCCTGGCGGCCATGCACTTGTGCGGTATCGAGCGTGCCTGGTTTGCCTACGACAACGCCGAAGGCGAGCCCTATGGGTTGTCCACCGCTGCGGTCTACGCGCAGATGGCGCGCCCGCCGCAGCAGCAAAGCCTGCCGCTGCGCCCGTTGAAGCCGGCCGGCGAAGCGGGTCTGTACGCCGAATGGAAACAGGCTGGCCAGGCATGA
- a CDS encoding CynX/NimT family MFS transporter, which yields MRGALNLLLVVLLALNLRPILTSIGPLLEPMRQSTGLGYQQAALLTALPVLCMGLVPLLQPWLRRWLSEHGGMLAGLSAIALACLWRLQLGSAWALIASAILAGLGVALVQGMMPGLVNRWFPRRLPAAMGIYSAALMSGGGLAALLGPSISAHFGHWQVGLGVWAAPALLAVLAWLALRPRQPVATLGGSAGGHWFGNRRAWLLALYFGLINGGYTSMVAWLPAYHLEHGGTAQGGGELVGLMTVFQVAGALGLPLLLRGLADRRPGLWLALLIQLGGFTGLLLAPASAMGLWVAMIGLGLGACFSLSLTLTLEHLRTPAEAGSLAAFVQGVGFIVTGIVPYITGWLRDVSGDFQASWTLLACTVLAMLMVTARFAPGGYRQAIARQGPQREPTTVS from the coding sequence ATGAGGGGCGCACTGAACCTGCTGTTGGTGGTGCTGCTGGCGCTGAACCTGCGGCCAATCCTCACCAGCATCGGGCCGTTGCTTGAACCCATGCGCCAGAGCACCGGGCTGGGTTACCAGCAAGCAGCCTTGCTGACTGCCTTGCCGGTGTTGTGCATGGGGCTGGTGCCGCTGCTGCAACCTTGGCTGCGGCGCTGGCTGAGCGAGCATGGCGGCATGCTCGCCGGGCTCTCGGCGATTGCCCTGGCTTGCCTGTGGCGCCTGCAACTGGGCAGCGCCTGGGCATTGATTGCCAGTGCGATACTGGCCGGGCTGGGGGTGGCGCTGGTGCAGGGCATGATGCCGGGGCTGGTCAACCGCTGGTTCCCGCGGCGGCTGCCGGCAGCCATGGGCATTTACTCGGCGGCGCTGATGAGCGGCGGCGGCCTGGCGGCGTTGTTGGGGCCATCGATCAGCGCGCACTTCGGGCATTGGCAGGTGGGGCTTGGGGTATGGGCCGCACCCGCGCTGCTGGCGGTGCTGGCCTGGTTGGCCCTGCGGCCGCGCCAGCCGGTGGCAACCCTCGGCGGTAGCGCCGGCGGCCACTGGTTCGGCAACCGCCGGGCATGGTTGCTGGCGCTGTACTTCGGGCTGATCAACGGCGGCTACACCAGCATGGTGGCCTGGCTGCCGGCCTACCACCTGGAACATGGCGGCACGGCTCAGGGCGGTGGCGAACTGGTGGGCCTGATGACCGTGTTCCAGGTGGCCGGTGCGCTGGGCCTGCCATTGCTGCTGCGTGGCCTGGCCGACCGGCGGCCTGGGCTGTGGCTGGCGCTGCTGATCCAGCTGGGCGGCTTTACCGGCCTGCTGCTGGCTCCCGCCAGCGCCATGGGCCTATGGGTGGCGATGATCGGCCTGGGCCTTGGGGCGTGCTTCAGCCTGAGCCTGACGCTGACCCTGGAGCACCTGCGCACCCCAGCCGAGGCGGGCAGCCTTGCGGCGTTCGTGCAGGGTGTGGGCTTTATCGTCACCGGCATCGTGCCCTACATCACCGGCTGGCTACGGGATGTCAGTGGCGACTTTCAGGCGTCGTGGACGCTGCTGGCCTGCACCGTGCTGGCCATGCTGATGGTGACCGCGCGCTTTGCCCCGGGTGGTTATCGGCAAGCTATCGCCCGCCAAGGGCCACAGCGCGAGCCCACGACTGTCAGCTGA
- a CDS encoding Dyp-type peroxidase, which yields MPFQQGLLATPVPAHARHLFFAIDSQEALPGVLDQLTAQVDGSSLLLAIGAPLAKALGREVPGLRAFPQLDAAVENPATQHALWLWLRGEERGELFLRAQALQALLAPALRLVDSVDGFLHRGGHDLTGYEDGTENPVDEAAVEAAIVPGDVAGLAGSSYAAFQLWKHDLGYFKSLPQGEQDNIIGRRLSDNEELEDAPESAHVKRTAQESFEPEAFMVRRSVAWADERGAGLAFVALGHSFDAFEVQLRRMSGLEDGVVDGLYRFSRPLSGGFYWCPPVGEGGVDLRLLLG from the coding sequence ATGCCGTTCCAGCAAGGTCTGCTTGCCACCCCGGTGCCGGCCCACGCCCGCCACCTGTTCTTTGCCATCGACTCGCAGGAGGCCTTGCCTGGCGTGCTCGACCAGCTGACTGCGCAAGTGGACGGCAGCAGCCTGCTGCTGGCTATCGGTGCGCCGTTGGCCAAAGCCCTGGGGCGAGAGGTGCCGGGTTTGCGTGCGTTCCCGCAACTGGACGCAGCGGTAGAGAACCCGGCGACCCAGCACGCGCTGTGGCTGTGGTTGCGCGGTGAGGAGCGTGGCGAGCTGTTTTTGCGCGCCCAGGCCCTGCAAGCGTTGCTGGCCCCGGCGCTGCGTCTGGTGGACAGCGTCGATGGTTTTTTACACCGTGGCGGGCATGACCTGACGGGTTATGAGGACGGCACCGAGAACCCGGTGGACGAGGCTGCGGTCGAGGCGGCCATCGTCCCGGGTGACGTGGCTGGCCTGGCGGGCTCCAGTTATGCTGCGTTCCAGCTGTGGAAGCATGACTTGGGCTACTTCAAGTCGTTGCCGCAGGGTGAGCAGGACAACATCATCGGGCGGCGCCTGAGCGACAACGAAGAACTCGAAGATGCACCGGAGTCGGCGCACGTCAAGCGTACGGCGCAGGAGAGCTTCGAGCCTGAGGCGTTCATGGTGCGCAGGTCGGTGGCCTGGGCGGATGAGCGCGGGGCTGGGTTGGCCTTTGTTGCCCTGGGGCATTCGTTTGATGCCTTCGAGGTGCAGTTGCGGCGGATGAGTGGGCTTGAGGATGGGGTTGTGGATGGGTTGTATCGGTTTAGCCGGCCTTTGAGTGGGGGGTTCTATTGGTGTCCGCCTGTGGGTGAGGGTGGGGTTGATCTGCGTTTGTTGTTGGGGTGA
- a CDS encoding carboxymuconolactone decarboxylase family protein: MHERIEWAKHAPEAYKAMIGLEQALLASGLEHSLLELVRLRASQINGCAYCVNLHANDARKAGETEARLQTLSVWRETRYFTPRERAALAWLESLTRLPERGAPQPEYEALLEHFDAREVANLTLAIATINAWNRFGVGFAMVPA; this comes from the coding sequence ATGCACGAACGTATCGAATGGGCCAAGCACGCCCCGGAAGCTTACAAAGCCATGATCGGCCTGGAGCAAGCCTTGCTGGCCTCGGGCCTGGAGCACTCGCTGCTCGAACTGGTGCGCCTGCGTGCCTCGCAGATCAACGGCTGCGCCTATTGCGTCAACTTGCACGCCAACGATGCGCGTAAAGCTGGCGAAACCGAAGCCCGCCTGCAGACGCTGAGCGTCTGGCGCGAAACCCGCTACTTCACTCCGCGCGAGCGTGCGGCCCTGGCCTGGCTCGAAAGCCTTACCCGCTTGCCCGAGCGTGGCGCCCCGCAGCCTGAATACGAGGCATTGCTGGAGCACTTCGACGCCAGGGAAGTCGCCAACCTGACCTTGGCCATTGCCACCATCAATGCCTGGAACCGTTTTGGCGTGGGCTTTGCGATGGTGCCGGCCTAA
- a CDS encoding MgtC/SapB family protein yields MDWKVFLLRVSVALLLGALIGAERQLRQCLTGLRTNALVSTGACLFVLMTQAVPGMLPGDASRIAAYVVSGIGFLGGGVIMRDGFNVRGLNTAATLWCTAAVGVLCALGLLLEAALGSLVVLCANILLRDIALRLDRQEVVTASEAEQRFEVRIVCRAEDEIQVRSLMLHSLGDPGLRLQSLHSEDLADATRLEVRAELLGTAQAPTSLERLVSRVSLEKGVSAVRWQLLAQPLAAD; encoded by the coding sequence ATGGATTGGAAAGTTTTTTTGCTGCGCGTCAGCGTGGCCCTGTTGCTCGGTGCGCTGATCGGTGCCGAACGCCAACTGCGCCAGTGCCTGACCGGCCTGCGCACCAACGCGCTGGTCAGCACCGGCGCCTGCCTGTTCGTACTGATGACCCAGGCGGTGCCGGGCATGTTGCCCGGCGATGCCTCGCGCATCGCCGCCTACGTGGTGTCGGGCATCGGTTTTCTCGGCGGTGGCGTGATCATGCGTGACGGTTTCAATGTGCGCGGCCTGAATACCGCCGCAACCCTGTGGTGCACCGCCGCGGTTGGCGTGCTGTGCGCCCTCGGCCTGCTGCTGGAGGCGGCGTTGGGCAGCCTGGTGGTGCTGTGCGCCAATATTTTGCTGCGCGACATCGCCCTGCGCCTGGACCGCCAGGAGGTGGTGACGGCCAGCGAGGCCGAGCAACGTTTCGAGGTGCGCATCGTGTGCCGCGCCGAAGACGAGATCCAGGTGCGCAGCCTGATGCTGCACAGCCTCGGTGACCCAGGCCTGCGCCTGCAATCGCTGCACAGCGAGGACCTCGCCGACGCGACGCGCCTTGAGGTGCGCGCCGAACTGCTGGGCACCGCCCAGGCGCCCACCTCGCTGGAGCGACTGGTCAGCCGGGTAAGCCTGGAAAAAGGCGTCAGCGCGGTACGCTGGCAGTTGCTCGCACAGCCGCTTGCGGCCGACTAA
- the alkB gene encoding DNA oxidative demethylase AlkB, with product MIQPPLDLFGPEPQQLAPHTTLLPGFALAQVEPLLDALRLVLKAAPLRHMRTPGGLPMAVALSNCGALGWVSDEHGYRYTPFDPQSNQPWPPLPLVLQALAGRAAALAGFEGFVPDACLVNHYRPGDRLSLHQDRDERDFSQPIVSVSLGLPAVFLFGGLQRSEPARRIALNHGDVLVWGGEDRLRFHGVQPVGPGVHSRLGERRINLTLRKAG from the coding sequence ATGATCCAGCCGCCCCTAGACCTGTTCGGCCCCGAACCTCAGCAGTTGGCTCCCCATACCACGCTGCTGCCGGGCTTCGCCCTGGCGCAAGTCGAACCGCTGCTGGACGCCCTGCGCCTGGTACTCAAGGCGGCGCCGCTGCGGCACATGCGCACTCCTGGGGGTTTGCCGATGGCCGTGGCCCTGAGCAACTGCGGGGCTTTGGGCTGGGTCAGCGACGAGCATGGCTATCGCTATACCCCGTTCGACCCGCAGAGCAACCAGCCCTGGCCGCCCCTGCCCTTGGTGCTGCAGGCATTGGCCGGCCGCGCTGCTGCGCTGGCCGGGTTCGAGGGGTTCGTGCCGGATGCCTGCCTGGTCAACCACTACCGGCCGGGCGATCGCCTGAGCTTGCATCAGGACCGCGATGAGCGGGACTTCAGCCAACCCATCGTGTCGGTTTCCCTGGGGTTGCCTGCGGTGTTCCTGTTTGGTGGCCTGCAGCGCAGTGAGCCTGCCCGGCGTATTGCGTTGAACCATGGTGACGTGCTGGTTTGGGGGGGTGAGGACCGGCTCCGGTTTCATGGGGTACAGCCGGTTGGGCCTGGGGTGCATTCGCGGTTGGGAGAGCGGCGGATCAACCTTACCTTGCGCAAGGCGGGGTGA
- a CDS encoding sterol desaturase family protein: MLYNLAVLFATLVAMEGVGTLAHKYVMHGWGWWLHRSHHEPHLGVLETNDLYLVALALIAAGLVALGKAGYAPLQWVGAGVAGYGLAYVVAHDGFFHRHWPRAPKPVNRYLKRLHRAHRLHHAVKGRTGSVSFGFFYAPPLRVLKGQLKRRRG, from the coding sequence ATGCTGTACAACCTCGCCGTGCTGTTCGCCACCCTGGTGGCCATGGAGGGCGTCGGTACCCTGGCCCACAAGTACGTGATGCACGGCTGGGGCTGGTGGCTGCACCGCTCGCACCATGAGCCGCACCTGGGCGTGCTGGAAACCAACGACCTGTACCTGGTGGCCCTGGCGCTGATCGCTGCCGGGTTGGTGGCGTTGGGCAAGGCCGGGTATGCGCCGCTGCAGTGGGTCGGGGCCGGGGTGGCGGGGTATGGGCTGGCCTACGTGGTGGCCCACGACGGCTTTTTCCACCGCCACTGGCCACGGGCGCCGAAGCCGGTGAACCGCTACCTCAAGCGCCTGCACCGGGCGCACCGGCTGCACCATGCGGTGAAGGGGCGCACGGGGAGCGTGTCATTCGGGTTCTTCTATGCGCCGCCGTTGCGGGTGTTGAAGGGCCAGCTCAAGCGGCGACGCGGTTGA
- the dksA gene encoding RNA polymerase-binding protein DksA has protein sequence MTEAELLDQPSDAYMNEPQRQFFRNLLLAQRGELQSRIDQEFRALREYEVHSDPADIGSAEEERHWQLRSLEREKKLLDKIDQALERLARGDYGWCEETGEPIGLRRLLLRPTATLCIEAKERQELRERHLRAEG, from the coding sequence ATGACCGAAGCCGAACTGCTCGACCAACCCAGCGATGCCTACATGAACGAACCCCAGCGCCAGTTTTTTCGCAACCTGCTGCTGGCCCAACGCGGCGAGCTGCAAAGCCGTATCGACCAGGAATTCCGCGCCCTGCGCGAGTACGAGGTGCACAGCGACCCGGCCGATATCGGCAGCGCCGAAGAGGAGCGCCACTGGCAACTGCGCTCGCTGGAGCGCGAGAAGAAGCTGCTGGACAAGATCGACCAGGCGCTGGAGCGCCTGGCCCGTGGCGACTACGGCTGGTGCGAGGAAACCGGTGAGCCCATCGGCCTGCGCCGGCTGTTGCTGCGGCCAACGGCAACCTTGTGCATCGAAGCCAAGGAACGCCAGGAGTTGCGCGAACGACACCTGCGCGCTGAAGGTTAG